Proteins encoded by one window of Acuticoccus sp. MNP-M23:
- a CDS encoding dihydrofolate reductase, protein MPSDTNIALIVAAAENGVIGQNGQIPWRLSSDLKHFKALTLGHTVVIGRRTHESIGRPLPGRRTIVVTRAPLEGVETAQSLAEAVERAGRPVFLAGGEGIYTEGMALADTIHLTRVHAAPEGDTRFPDIDEAAFALAEERPGVRGPNDDHNFTYMTFRRLKACR, encoded by the coding sequence TTGCCGTCTGATACCAACATCGCGCTGATTGTCGCAGCCGCTGAAAACGGCGTGATCGGGCAAAACGGGCAGATCCCGTGGCGGCTGTCCAGCGACCTCAAGCATTTCAAGGCGCTGACCCTCGGGCACACCGTGGTGATCGGCCGGCGCACGCACGAGTCCATCGGCCGGCCGCTTCCCGGCCGGCGGACCATTGTGGTCACCCGTGCGCCGCTGGAGGGCGTGGAGACGGCGCAAAGCCTGGCCGAAGCCGTGGAGCGGGCGGGCCGCCCGGTGTTTCTGGCGGGCGGCGAGGGGATCTACACCGAAGGGATGGCGCTGGCGGACACCATTCATCTCACCCGCGTTCATGCCGCACCGGAGGGGGACACGCGCTTCCCCGATATCGACGAAGCCGCGTTCGCGCTGGCCGAAGAACGACCGGGCGTTCGCGGTCCGAATGATGACCACAACTTCACCTACATGACCTTTCGGCGCCTGAAGGCCTGTCGCTGA
- a CDS encoding thymidylate synthase: MDAYHQLLKRVLDEGVRQADRTGVGTLSVFGHQDRYDLSKGLPLVTTKKVHLKSVVAELLWFIAGETNAGQLRERGATIWDEWADADGALGPIYGHQWRAWPTENGPIDQLARVVEAIKSDPASRRHIVSAWNVGDLDKMALPPCHLLFQFHVAAGKLSCQVYQRSADVFLGVPFNIASYAILTHMMAHATGLEPGTLVHTLGDAHLYLNHLDQARLQLTREPRPLPTLSLDGAPRDLFAIKAEHIVVEGYDPHPTIKAPIAV, encoded by the coding sequence TTGGACGCCTATCACCAGCTCCTAAAACGGGTCCTCGACGAGGGCGTCCGCCAGGCGGACCGCACCGGCGTCGGCACCCTGTCCGTATTCGGCCATCAGGACAGGTACGACCTGTCGAAGGGCTTGCCGCTCGTCACCACCAAGAAGGTGCACCTGAAATCGGTGGTGGCGGAGCTACTATGGTTCATCGCCGGTGAGACCAACGCCGGCCAGCTGCGTGAGCGCGGTGCCACCATCTGGGACGAGTGGGCGGATGCCGATGGCGCGCTTGGTCCGATCTACGGCCACCAGTGGCGCGCATGGCCCACCGAGAACGGCCCCATCGACCAGCTCGCCCGCGTGGTGGAGGCGATCAAGAGCGATCCGGCTTCCCGCCGCCACATCGTCTCGGCGTGGAATGTCGGCGATCTCGACAAGATGGCGCTGCCGCCCTGCCATCTTCTCTTCCAGTTCCACGTGGCCGCCGGCAAACTGTCCTGCCAGGTCTACCAGCGTTCCGCCGACGTTTTCCTCGGCGTGCCGTTCAACATCGCGTCCTATGCGATCCTCACCCACATGATGGCGCACGCCACAGGGCTGGAACCCGGCACCCTCGTCCACACGCTCGGCGACGCGCATCTTTATCTCAACCACCTCGACCAGGCCCGCCTGCAGCTCACCCGCGAACCGCGCCCGCTGCCGACCCTGTCGCTTGACGGCGCGCCGCGCGATCTCTTTGCCATCAAGGCAGAGCACATCGTCGTCGAGGGTTATGACCCGCATCCGACCATCAAGGCTCCCATTGCCGTCTGA
- a CDS encoding ClpXP protease specificity-enhancing factor SspB, whose protein sequence is MVDDLIRYDVLVQDALRGVVRKVMREVADGGLPGEHHFYIAFDTTAPGVRMSSRLRQQHPEEMTVVLQHQFWDLSVTEHTFEVGLSFGGVPERLLVPFASVKGFFDPSVQFGLQFDPANNSPEAQKPTGPTAVPSLAAAAVQPPAQDDDAGDADDDDEAATPPAATEGAEVVSLDAFRKKP, encoded by the coding sequence GTGGTTGACGACCTCATCCGTTACGACGTTCTGGTGCAAGACGCCCTGCGCGGTGTCGTGCGCAAAGTGATGCGCGAGGTGGCCGACGGCGGTCTTCCCGGCGAGCATCACTTCTATATCGCGTTCGACACGACTGCGCCCGGCGTGCGCATGTCCTCCCGGCTGCGCCAGCAGCATCCGGAGGAGATGACCGTGGTGCTGCAGCACCAGTTCTGGGATCTCTCGGTCACCGAACACACGTTCGAGGTGGGGCTGTCGTTCGGCGGTGTGCCGGAACGCCTGCTGGTCCCGTTCGCATCGGTGAAAGGGTTCTTCGACCCGTCGGTGCAATTCGGTCTTCAGTTCGACCCGGCCAACAATTCGCCCGAGGCGCAGAAGCCGACGGGTCCCACAGCCGTGCCATCGCTGGCCGCAGCAGCCGTCCAGCCGCCCGCCCAGGACGACGATGCCGGCGACGCGGACGATGACGACGAAGCCGCCACGCCGCCCGCGGCCACCGAGGGGGCCGAGGTCGTCTCCCTGGACGCCTTCCGCAAAAAACCTTGA
- a CDS encoding methylglyoxal synthase — protein sequence MEGQKRIGLAAHDAVKVQLGAWAFANEAVLSDHVLTATGNTGRVIMEATNLDVTCLRAGTLGGDLELGALVADNQIDILILFSDPLTAQPHDVDPAPLLRIATIAQIAVATTETTADFIIRSELLSKPYFRRAHDASQLQPAQRSITQRKRT from the coding sequence ATGGAGGGGCAGAAGCGCATCGGGCTGGCTGCACACGACGCCGTCAAGGTGCAGCTCGGCGCATGGGCCTTTGCCAACGAGGCGGTCCTCTCCGACCATGTTCTGACCGCGACCGGCAACACCGGCCGCGTCATCATGGAGGCCACCAACCTTGACGTGACGTGCCTGCGCGCCGGCACGCTGGGCGGCGACCTGGAGCTTGGCGCGCTGGTCGCCGACAACCAGATCGACATTCTGATCCTGTTTTCCGATCCGCTGACGGCCCAGCCGCACGATGTGGACCCCGCGCCCCTGCTGCGTATTGCCACAATCGCCCAGATTGCGGTGGCCACAACCGAAACGACGGCGGACTTCATCATCCGCTCCGAGCTTCTGAGCAAACCCTACTTCCGCCGGGCGCACGACGCATCGCAGCTGCAGCCCGCGCAGCGCAGCATCACCCAGCGCAAGCGCACCTGA
- a CDS encoding MBL fold metallo-hydrolase — protein MHATFKALALAGLAVALFAAPAAAQVSNCQAIANNLPGAKIWRAATGTADPYAVEISYVGHSTFRIVAPDGTTIATDYSGTHGGDKLPDVVTMNHAHSSHWTPNPDPGIPHALKGWNPEGGRANHFLNVGEVVIRNVPSDIRSWGGTIEESGNSIFVFEIAGLCIGHLGHLHQELNDAQIAEIGRLDIVFVPIDGGRTMPHGEMMSVISRLRASLAIPMHWFSNYNLNEFAARTRADGLAVAMNPGPTLTVSLNTLPDMPTLLVMPREFPF, from the coding sequence ATGCACGCAACTTTCAAGGCACTGGCTCTGGCGGGGCTCGCGGTTGCGCTGTTCGCCGCGCCTGCGGCCGCACAGGTTTCCAACTGTCAGGCCATCGCAAACAACCTGCCCGGCGCCAAGATCTGGCGCGCCGCCACAGGCACCGCTGACCCCTATGCGGTGGAGATCAGCTACGTCGGCCATTCCACCTTCCGCATCGTCGCGCCCGACGGCACCACCATCGCGACCGATTATTCAGGCACCCACGGGGGCGACAAACTGCCGGACGTGGTGACCATGAACCATGCCCATTCCAGCCACTGGACCCCCAATCCCGACCCCGGCATCCCCCACGCGCTCAAGGGCTGGAACCCCGAGGGCGGCCGGGCGAACCATTTTCTGAATGTGGGCGAGGTGGTGATCCGGAACGTGCCCAGCGACATCCGCTCCTGGGGCGGCACCATCGAGGAAAGCGGCAACTCGATCTTCGTGTTCGAGATTGCGGGGTTGTGCATCGGCCACCTCGGCCACCTGCATCAGGAGCTGAACGACGCCCAGATTGCCGAGATCGGCCGGCTCGACATCGTGTTCGTCCCCATCGACGGTGGACGCACCATGCCGCATGGCGAAATGATGAGCGTCATCAGCCGGCTGCGCGCGTCGCTCGCCATCCCCATGCACTGGTTCAGCAACTACAATCTGAATGAGTTTGCCGCCCGGACCCGCGCCGACGGCCTGGCCGTCGCCATGAATCCCGGACCGACGCTGACCGTCTCGCTGAACACGCTGCCCGACATGCCGACGCTCCTGGTCATGCCGCGCGAGTTTCCGTTCTGA
- a CDS encoding flavin reductase family protein, with product MQYDPRVNDHGLPHDPFKALVAPRPIGWISSLDAEGRPNLAPYSFFNAVCDHPHLVMFSSFGAKDSLSNVEATGEFVCNLATYDLREAMNRSSAPLEHGESEFAFAGLETAPSTLVKPPRVAATPVAMECVYVETVALKNAAGERGRYTMVLGEVVMIHIDESVLVDGMVDLTRLQPIARCGYRDYAATTTLFQMERPKG from the coding sequence ATGCAATACGACCCTCGCGTGAACGACCACGGGCTGCCGCACGACCCCTTCAAGGCGCTGGTGGCACCCCGTCCGATCGGTTGGATCTCGTCGCTGGATGCCGAGGGGCGGCCCAATCTGGCGCCCTACAGCTTCTTCAATGCGGTGTGCGACCACCCGCATCTCGTTATGTTTTCGTCGTTCGGAGCGAAGGACAGCCTGTCCAATGTGGAGGCAACGGGCGAGTTCGTCTGCAACCTTGCCACCTACGATCTGCGCGAGGCGATGAACCGCTCGTCCGCGCCGCTGGAGCACGGGGAGTCCGAGTTCGCGTTTGCCGGGCTTGAAACCGCGCCGTCCACCTTGGTGAAGCCGCCCCGCGTGGCCGCGACGCCCGTTGCGATGGAGTGCGTTTACGTGGAGACGGTCGCGCTGAAAAACGCGGCCGGGGAGCGGGGGCGTTACACCATGGTGCTTGGCGAGGTGGTGATGATCCACATCGACGAGAGCGTGCTGGTGGACGGGATGGTCGACCTCACCCGCCTTCAGCCCATCGCCCGCTGCGGCTACCGCGACTATGCGGCCACCACCACGCTGTTCCAGATGGAGCGGCCGAAGGGCTGA
- a CDS encoding nitroreductase, whose amino-acid sequence MSNLRDYLATRRTVPSVQLTEPAPDAAMLDAMLKSAARVPDHGKLAPWRFIVFAGDARVYAGEQFCAIAHADDNPARREAELTRFTRAPLVVAVVSTAEVHAKIPEWEQILSAGAVCLNLMHAAAAHGFSAQWLTEWMAYDDAAKASIGIKPAERVAGFIHIGTPGMAPADRARPDMEAITTRFVPPADPAN is encoded by the coding sequence ATGAGCAATCTGCGTGACTATTTGGCAACGCGTCGGACGGTGCCGTCGGTGCAGCTCACGGAGCCGGCGCCGGATGCGGCAATGCTCGACGCGATGCTGAAAAGCGCAGCGCGCGTCCCCGACCATGGCAAACTGGCACCCTGGCGGTTCATCGTCTTTGCAGGCGATGCGCGTGTGTACGCCGGGGAACAGTTTTGTGCAATCGCACATGCGGATGATAATCCTGCAAGGCGGGAGGCCGAGCTCACTCGCTTCACGCGGGCACCTCTGGTGGTTGCCGTCGTCAGCACGGCAGAAGTCCACGCCAAGATCCCAGAATGGGAACAGATCCTGTCTGCCGGGGCGGTTTGCCTCAACCTGATGCACGCTGCGGCAGCCCATGGTTTCTCGGCGCAGTGGCTGACCGAGTGGATGGCCTACGACGACGCGGCCAAGGCATCCATCGGCATAAAGCCGGCGGAACGGGTGGCCGGGTTCATCCACATCGGCACGCCCGGTATGGCGCCCGCCGACCGTGCCCGTCCCGACATGGAAGCCATCACAACGCGGTTCGTCCCACCCGCCGATCCGGCAAACTGA
- a CDS encoding Fe-Mn family superoxide dismutase, translated as MALTRRSALAGFGCAVAGAALARPSIARAATPFTRPPLPFAEDALEPHLSARTVALHANVFHQGYVDRLNLLVEGTAYADMSLEEVIRAAGDAGDLAVYEMAAEHYNHTFYFAQFAGGPSPPGPVLEEAINREFGGLDGFAHELVIASSGVFGTGWVWLSAEGEGLYLEGWPDADSPHAIGRQLLMGIDLWEHAYIFDYDARVEDYVRAVASQLVNWAAIEQRYIDGE; from the coding sequence GTGGCGCTCACACGGCGTTCTGCTCTGGCAGGCTTTGGTTGCGCGGTTGCGGGGGCCGCTCTGGCGCGGCCATCCATTGCGCGTGCGGCCACCCCGTTCACCCGTCCGCCGCTCCCCTTCGCCGAGGATGCGCTCGAGCCGCATCTGTCAGCGCGGACCGTTGCGCTCCACGCCAACGTCTTTCATCAGGGCTACGTGGACCGGCTGAACCTCCTGGTCGAGGGCACCGCCTATGCGGACATGTCGCTGGAAGAGGTGATCCGGGCAGCTGGTGATGCCGGCGACCTTGCCGTCTATGAGATGGCGGCCGAGCACTACAACCACACTTTCTATTTCGCGCAGTTTGCGGGTGGTCCGTCGCCGCCGGGCCCGGTGCTGGAAGAGGCGATCAACCGTGAGTTCGGCGGGCTGGACGGTTTTGCCCACGAACTGGTGATCGCATCGTCCGGCGTGTTCGGCACCGGATGGGTCTGGCTGAGCGCGGAAGGGGAGGGCCTCTACCTCGAAGGCTGGCCCGATGCCGACAGCCCGCACGCCATCGGACGGCAGCTGCTGATGGGCATCGATCTGTGGGAGCACGCCTACATCTTCGACTACGACGCCCGTGTGGAAGATTATGTGCGCGCAGTGGCAAGCCAGCTCGTCAACTGGGCCGCAATCGAGCAGCGCTACATCGACGGTGAATAA
- a CDS encoding ABC transporter permease: MALPQHASRLERVWHWTYLVICGLIFFFLIAPIVVIIPLSFNAEPYFTFTREMLTFDPAGWSLRWYEALLGSDEWMSSIGNSFFIAITSTLIATTLGTLAALGLSRREMPLRALITAFLISPMIVPLIITAAALFAFYARVNLSQTYFAIIMSHVVLGAPFVVITVTAALSGFDNQLIRASQSLGANQTTTFFKVILPLLLPGIVAGALFAFITSLDEVVVVLFLAGPEQTPMTVRMFSGLREEISPTILALASILVALSVLLLATMEMIRRNTEKQRTGG, encoded by the coding sequence ATGGCGCTTCCCCAACATGCGAGCCGTCTGGAACGGGTCTGGCACTGGACTTACCTGGTGATCTGCGGGCTGATCTTCTTCTTCCTGATCGCGCCGATCGTGGTGATCATCCCGCTGTCGTTCAACGCCGAGCCCTACTTCACCTTCACCAGGGAAATGCTGACGTTCGACCCGGCCGGCTGGTCGCTGCGCTGGTATGAGGCGCTTCTGGGCAGCGACGAGTGGATGTCGTCCATCGGCAACTCGTTCTTCATCGCCATCACGTCGACCTTGATTGCCACCACCCTTGGCACGCTGGCAGCGCTTGGCCTGTCGCGCCGCGAGATGCCACTGCGTGCGCTGATCACCGCGTTCCTGATCTCGCCTATGATCGTGCCGCTGATCATCACCGCGGCAGCGCTCTTTGCGTTTTATGCCCGCGTGAACCTGTCGCAGACCTACTTCGCCATCATCATGAGCCACGTGGTGCTGGGCGCGCCCTTTGTGGTGATCACGGTGACGGCGGCACTGTCCGGCTTCGACAACCAGCTGATCCGGGCCTCTCAATCCCTCGGTGCAAACCAGACCACCACGTTCTTCAAGGTGATCCTGCCGCTGCTTCTGCCGGGGATTGTGGCGGGTGCGCTGTTTGCCTTCATCACGTCGCTGGATGAGGTGGTGGTGGTGCTGTTCCTGGCGGGTCCGGAGCAGACGCCGATGACGGTGCGGATGTTCTCCGGCCTGCGCGAGGAAATCAGCCCCACCATTCTGGCGCTGGCGTCCATTCTGGTGGCCCTTTCGGTGCTGCTGCTCGCCACCATGGAGATGATCCGCCGCAACACCGAAAAGCAGCGGACCGGCGGCTGA
- a CDS encoding ABC transporter permease translates to MSSATATPSGQPLTTADGKPLKQALRAANGRARRNAMLLVLPLFAFLLITYTIPIVQMMTRSVQNPEIAAYLPKTTEAIGDWDKEGLPSEAVYSAMVEDLNDGGRSTIGRAAARLNAELPGARSTMMGSMRAADELAAPFKEGLIADDDEWGKPEIWKLIQRESRTITPAYYLRALDYEYNTDGEVVERPENLQVYRGIFWQTAWMSLLITSLTIILGYPIAYLLSNLPAKKANLLMILVLLPFWTSLLVRTSAWIVLLQQEGVVNDLLVLFNIVGDDGRVRLIYNRIGTIIAMTHILLPFMILPLYSVMKTIPPSLTRAARSMGATPLRAHLTVYFPLTIPGLAAGVLLVFILAIGYYITPALVGGESGVFISNLIADRMTGSLSQLRLALALATLLLVGVLVFYWLFNKLVGVDRLKFG, encoded by the coding sequence ATGAGCAGCGCGACCGCCACGCCTTCCGGCCAGCCGCTGACAACTGCGGACGGCAAGCCCCTCAAGCAGGCGCTGCGCGCCGCCAACGGTCGAGCCCGGCGCAATGCCATGCTCCTGGTGCTCCCGTTGTTCGCGTTCCTCCTGATTACCTACACCATTCCCATCGTGCAGATGATGACCCGCTCGGTGCAGAACCCCGAGATTGCGGCCTATCTGCCCAAGACCACCGAAGCCATTGGCGACTGGGACAAGGAGGGCCTGCCCTCCGAAGCCGTTTACAGCGCCATGGTGGAGGACCTGAACGATGGTGGCCGCTCCACCATCGGCCGGGCGGCTGCGCGCCTCAATGCCGAGCTGCCGGGCGCTCGCTCCACCATGATGGGGTCCATGCGCGCTGCCGATGAATTGGCCGCCCCCTTCAAGGAAGGGCTGATTGCCGACGATGACGAATGGGGCAAGCCCGAGATCTGGAAGCTGATCCAGCGCGAATCCCGCACCATCACGCCGGCCTATTATCTTCGTGCGCTGGACTACGAGTACAACACCGACGGTGAGGTCGTGGAACGGCCGGAGAACCTTCAGGTCTACCGCGGGATCTTCTGGCAGACGGCGTGGATGAGCCTTCTCATCACGTCGCTGACCATCATCCTCGGCTATCCCATCGCGTACCTTCTGTCGAACCTCCCGGCCAAGAAGGCCAACCTACTGATGATCCTCGTCCTTCTGCCGTTCTGGACATCGCTGCTGGTGCGGACGTCGGCGTGGATCGTGCTCCTCCAGCAGGAGGGCGTGGTCAACGACCTGCTGGTGCTGTTCAATATCGTCGGCGACGACGGGCGCGTGCGGCTGATCTACAACCGCATCGGCACCATCATCGCGATGACGCACATCCTTCTGCCGTTCATGATCCTGCCGCTCTACTCGGTGATGAAAACCATCCCGCCGAGCCTGACGCGGGCCGCCCGCTCCATGGGCGCTACCCCGTTGCGTGCTCACCTGACCGTGTATTTTCCGCTGACCATTCCGGGGCTTGCGGCCGGCGTTCTGCTCGTCTTCATCCTTGCGATCGGGTACTACATTACCCCGGCGCTTGTCGGCGGCGAATCCGGCGTGTTCATCTCCAACCTCATTGCAGACCGGATGACCGGCTCGCTCTCCCAGCTGCGCCTGGCCCTTGCGCTGGCAACGCTGCTCCTTGTGGGCGTGCTCGTCTTCTACTGGCTGTTCAACAAGCTTGTCGGCGTCGACCGGCTGAAGTTCGGGTAA
- a CDS encoding extracellular solute-binding protein: MAMTGAMAQDPLTIVSWGGAYSGSQRAAYHDPYTEKSGTKILEEDKSNQALAGIRSQVEAGNVSWDVVDMLQSDAQRACDEGLVLEIPFDEWLAAAPDGTPASEDFIEGTTGDCFIPQILYATMFAYNTEAFPDGGPQTIADIWDMEKFPGTRSLEKIPQKNLEWALIADGVSPDEVYTVLATEEGQDRAFAKLDEIKDNVIWWDAGAQPPQLLADGEAAIATAYNGRIFNAQVNEDQPFEIMWDGQMFEVDGWVVPADNEGQLEQIKDYLFFATDTQRLADQAKYISYAPARTSSVDLVGNFWKDEDGKWVETDIDMKPHMPTQADNFKNAIQFDTEFWADYGDSLEERFNAWLSS; this comes from the coding sequence ATGGCCATGACTGGCGCAATGGCCCAGGACCCGCTGACGATCGTTTCCTGGGGTGGTGCTTACTCCGGTTCGCAGCGCGCTGCGTACCACGATCCGTACACGGAAAAGTCCGGCACCAAGATCCTGGAAGAAGACAAGTCGAACCAGGCGCTTGCCGGGATCCGGTCCCAGGTCGAGGCGGGTAACGTCTCCTGGGATGTGGTCGACATGCTTCAGTCCGACGCGCAGCGTGCCTGCGACGAGGGTCTCGTCCTCGAAATCCCGTTCGACGAATGGCTTGCGGCTGCGCCCGACGGCACACCCGCCAGCGAGGACTTCATCGAAGGCACCACCGGCGACTGCTTCATTCCGCAGATCCTGTATGCGACCATGTTCGCTTACAACACCGAAGCCTTCCCCGACGGTGGCCCGCAGACCATTGCGGACATCTGGGACATGGAAAAATTCCCCGGCACCCGCTCGCTGGAGAAGATCCCCCAGAAGAACCTCGAATGGGCTCTGATCGCCGATGGCGTTTCGCCTGACGAGGTGTACACGGTGCTCGCCACCGAAGAGGGCCAGGACCGCGCGTTCGCCAAGCTCGACGAGATCAAGGACAACGTGATCTGGTGGGACGCCGGCGCGCAGCCGCCGCAGCTTCTGGCAGACGGTGAAGCCGCCATCGCAACGGCGTACAATGGCCGTATCTTCAACGCCCAGGTGAACGAGGACCAGCCGTTCGAGATCATGTGGGACGGCCAGATGTTCGAGGTTGATGGCTGGGTTGTGCCCGCCGACAACGAAGGTCAGCTGGAGCAGATCAAGGACTACCTGTTCTTCGCGACCGACACCCAGCGTCTTGCGGACCAGGCCAAGTACATCTCCTACGCTCCGGCGCGGACGTCTTCGGTCGATCTGGTTGGAAACTTCTGGAAAGATGAAGACGGCAAGTGGGTCGAGACCGACATCGACATGAAGCCGCACATGCCGACGCAGGCTGACAACTTCAAGAACGCCATCCAGTTCGACACCGAATTCTGGGCTGACTATGGCGACTCGCTTGAAGAGCGCTTCAACGCATGGCTTTCCTCGTAA
- a CDS encoding ABC transporter ATP-binding protein, which produces MQKSYDGETLVVKDLNLDIAPGEFLTMLGPSGSGKTTCLMMLAGFEPPTHGEIYLDGNAIGQLPPHKRGIGMVFQNYALFPHMTVGENLAYPLKVRGMGKADIKARVERALGMVELGGFGGRRPAQLSGGQQQRVAVARALVFEPNLVLMDEPLGALDKQLREQMQYEIKHIHDNIGVTVVYVTHDQTEALTMSDRVAVFNDGVIQQLSPPVELYEHPKNSFVAQFIGENNKLSGKIVEVNNGSCKVELDRGGEVLATAVNIDGVGSRTTLSLRPERISINETGEDNTLSGRIEELIYLGDTIRARLNVAGNDQFIVKVPNHGDDRDLTEGEDVTVGWRTSDCHALDPIDTNGA; this is translated from the coding sequence GTGCAGAAGAGCTACGACGGCGAGACGCTCGTCGTGAAAGATCTCAATCTCGACATTGCACCTGGCGAATTTTTGACAATGCTGGGTCCTTCCGGCTCCGGCAAGACGACTTGCCTGATGATGCTTGCCGGCTTCGAACCCCCGACCCACGGGGAAATTTACCTTGATGGCAACGCCATCGGCCAGCTGCCGCCCCACAAGCGCGGCATCGGTATGGTGTTTCAGAACTACGCGCTGTTTCCGCACATGACGGTGGGGGAGAACCTCGCCTATCCGCTCAAGGTGCGCGGCATGGGCAAGGCCGACATCAAGGCGCGGGTCGAGCGTGCTCTCGGCATGGTCGAACTTGGCGGTTTTGGCGGGCGGCGGCCGGCGCAGCTTTCCGGCGGTCAGCAACAGCGGGTGGCCGTGGCGCGGGCGCTGGTCTTCGAGCCCAACCTTGTCTTGATGGATGAGCCGCTGGGTGCGCTCGACAAGCAGCTGCGCGAGCAGATGCAGTACGAAATCAAGCACATCCACGATAATATCGGCGTCACCGTCGTCTACGTCACGCACGACCAGACCGAAGCGCTGACCATGTCCGACCGCGTCGCGGTGTTCAATGACGGGGTTATCCAGCAGCTTTCGCCGCCTGTGGAGCTTTACGAGCACCCCAAAAATTCGTTCGTGGCGCAATTTATAGGCGAAAATAACAAGCTGTCCGGCAAGATTGTCGAAGTAAACAACGGGTCATGCAAGGTAGAGCTTGATCGCGGTGGTGAGGTTCTCGCAACCGCAGTTAATATTGACGGCGTGGGTTCGCGCACTACGTTGTCATTAAGGCCCGAACGAATCTCGATCAACGAGACTGGTGAGGATAACACCCTGTCCGGGCGGATCGAGGAACTTATCTACCTCGGCGATACCATCCGGGCACGCCTCAATGTTGCCGGGAACGACCAGTTCATCGTCAAGGTGCCAAACCATGGCGATGATCGGGATCTGACCGAGGGCGAAGACGTGACGGTCGGCTGGCGTACCAGCGACTGTCATGCACTCGACCCGATCGATACCAACGGGGCGTGA
- a CDS encoding class I SAM-dependent methyltransferase encodes MTPVERLALRARFSVAQAARVGWYASQSLAATRLASKVGRTLPPVPKPTIAAPAGVPPRAVLLREVRALLARDLANVEAGLYPMPHDEPEGIAGLFEQRARYLRDVPEIVRRRAEGAHQEVDRSEGKRPRYYMQNFHFQTDGWMSEESARLYETQVETLFFGAAAAMRRQALVPVAERAAEVDQRTLRLLDVASGSGAFLRDLATAFPRLPVIASDLSEPYVELARGRLNPAARGGAVVAPAERLPFADGSFDILTNIYLFHELPPKVRPLVAAEFARVLKPGGRAVVVDSLQSGDTPLLDGLLELFPQMFHEPYYRSYLTTDFDQLFAAAGLEVEASWSAFVSKVFVLRRV; translated from the coding sequence ATGACCCCGGTCGAACGTCTTGCCCTGCGCGCGCGCTTCAGCGTTGCGCAAGCTGCCCGCGTGGGCTGGTACGCCAGCCAGAGCCTTGCGGCCACCAGGCTCGCCTCGAAAGTCGGCCGCACCCTGCCGCCGGTGCCCAAGCCCACCATCGCGGCACCGGCCGGGGTGCCGCCGCGCGCCGTGCTCCTGCGCGAGGTGCGGGCGCTTCTGGCGCGGGACCTCGCCAACGTGGAGGCGGGCCTCTACCCCATGCCCCACGATGAGCCGGAGGGGATTGCCGGCCTTTTCGAGCAGCGCGCCAGATATCTGCGCGATGTGCCCGAAATCGTCCGCCGCCGGGCCGAAGGCGCACACCAGGAGGTGGACCGCTCAGAAGGCAAGCGACCGCGCTACTACATGCAGAATTTCCATTTCCAGACCGATGGCTGGATGAGCGAAGAGTCCGCGCGCCTGTATGAAACGCAGGTGGAGACGCTGTTTTTCGGCGCCGCGGCGGCCATGCGCCGGCAGGCGCTGGTGCCGGTCGCCGAGCGCGCTGCAGAGGTCGACCAGCGCACCTTGCGACTGCTCGATGTGGCCAGCGGCTCCGGGGCGTTCCTGCGGGACCTCGCCACAGCGTTTCCGCGCCTGCCGGTCATCGCCAGCGATCTGTCGGAGCCTTACGTGGAGCTTGCGCGAGGACGGCTCAATCCGGCGGCCCGTGGTGGCGCCGTGGTGGCGCCGGCAGAGCGTTTGCCGTTTGCCGACGGTTCATTCGATATCCTCACCAACATTTATCTGTTCCACGAACTGCCGCCCAAAGTGCGGCCTCTGGTGGCGGCGGAGTTCGCCCGCGTCCTCAAGCCGGGTGGCCGGGCCGTGGTTGTCGATTCACTGCAAAGCGGCGATACCCCGCTTCTCGACGGGCTGCTCGAGCTGTTTCCACAAATGTTTCATGAGCCCTACTACCGATCTTACTTGACGACAGATTTCGATCAGTTATTTGCTGCTGCGGGACTTGAAGTGGAGGCGAGTTGGTCTGCCTTTGTGTCCAAGGTGTTTGTTCTACGCAGGGTTTAA